In Rheinheimera sp. MM224, one DNA window encodes the following:
- a CDS encoding TIGR02285 family protein — MKKLSSCIVLILWAFTASAQPVMQWYTSHWPPYRISEGPYAGQGSFDLLLAQLIEALPQYQHQIHQIHLARIVKVSATTNENHCTFGLRYTPDRDKRSYFSQPAGLLPNLAVNSLQQHDKLKTLDPQQAVQMKTLVKNPDLLGLIENDRAYPAVIAAQINKAGSNLGGSSMTTMNPAQLLAAKRVDYVIDYPNRLRYFSVEAGQDAKLEFRPIAEIPGFSYTYVSCSKTEAGKRWIADIDVALNALKQKPEYKSAMYRWFSEQEQQLLEPHYSGFQQTRLFVPEQAETRFSEL; from the coding sequence ATGAAGAAGTTAAGTAGTTGTATCGTTTTGATCTTATGGGCCTTTACTGCGTCAGCCCAACCTGTGATGCAGTGGTATACCAGCCATTGGCCCCCTTATCGTATCAGTGAAGGACCTTATGCCGGACAAGGCTCTTTTGACTTGTTGTTGGCGCAATTGATCGAAGCTTTACCCCAGTATCAGCATCAAATTCATCAAATCCATTTGGCTCGTATCGTTAAAGTATCAGCCACCACCAACGAAAACCACTGTACTTTCGGTTTACGTTATACGCCTGACCGTGACAAACGCAGCTATTTTTCTCAGCCTGCTGGCTTATTACCTAATCTTGCCGTCAATAGCCTGCAGCAGCACGATAAACTTAAAACACTGGATCCTCAGCAAGCTGTGCAGATGAAGACGTTGGTGAAGAACCCTGATTTGTTGGGGCTGATTGAAAATGACCGGGCTTATCCTGCAGTGATTGCTGCGCAAATTAATAAAGCTGGCAGTAATCTGGGCGGCAGCTCAATGACCACTATGAATCCGGCACAGTTACTGGCGGCAAAACGGGTCGATTACGTTATAGATTACCCGAATCGTTTACGTTACTTCAGCGTAGAAGCAGGGCAAGATGCCAAGCTAGAGTTCAGACCTATAGCAGAAATCCCCGGCTTTTCTTATACCTATGTTAGTTGTTCTAAAACGGAAGCTGGTAAGCGTTGGATTGCGGATATTGATGTGGCACTGAATGCATTAAAGCAAAAGCCGGAGTACAAGAGCGCAATGTATCGCTGGTTTTCAGAGCAGGAACAGCAACTGCTGGAGCCACACTATAGCGGATTTCAGCAAACCCGGCTTTTTGTACCAGAGCAGGCTGAAACCCGTTTTAGTGAGCTGTAG
- a CDS encoding NAD(P)/FAD-dependent oxidoreductase, translating into MTTPQIVVIGGGAGGLELATSLGNKFGRKGKAAITLIDRNSTHIWKPLLHEVATGTLDVDIDQVTYRAHARAHGFDFQLGTFTGLNRAERQVTLAAVLDESGEVVLEERRIHYDYLVLAIGSVSNHFNTPGVQEHCIFLDSPSQANRFHRRLLEAYLKLNSPLHPKENLNIAIVGAGATGVELAAELHHAAAELNLYGFNDMKRDRLKISVIEAGPRILPALPERIAAAAHKELLKLGVDVRVSTKVTAADEHGLQLGDEHLQAELMVWAAGIKAPDFLKDLDGLETNRINQLMVLPTLQSSVDSQIYVIGDCAGCPLPDNKWVPPRAQSAHQMASHVAKNLTAALSGKAQVPYKYKDHGSLISLSRFGTVGNLMGNLVGGAMMIEGRIARLAYISLYRMHQVALHGWFRTVVISVIGKINKIIRPRLKLH; encoded by the coding sequence ATGACAACCCCGCAGATCGTAGTCATTGGTGGTGGTGCCGGTGGACTGGAACTGGCAACCAGCCTTGGTAATAAATTTGGCCGTAAGGGCAAAGCGGCTATTACCCTGATAGACAGAAACTCCACTCATATCTGGAAACCTTTGCTGCATGAGGTAGCAACAGGCACGCTGGATGTGGATATTGATCAGGTCACCTATCGTGCTCATGCCAGAGCTCACGGCTTTGACTTTCAACTCGGTACCTTTACCGGCCTGAACAGAGCAGAACGTCAGGTAACCTTGGCTGCTGTACTGGATGAAAGTGGTGAAGTGGTGCTGGAAGAGCGTCGTATTCACTACGATTATCTGGTGCTTGCCATTGGCAGTGTGTCAAATCACTTTAATACGCCGGGTGTGCAGGAACACTGTATTTTCCTCGACAGCCCTTCACAGGCCAACCGCTTTCATCGCCGTTTACTTGAAGCTTATTTAAAGCTGAACTCACCTTTGCATCCGAAAGAAAACCTGAATATCGCCATAGTAGGAGCTGGAGCAACTGGTGTTGAACTGGCAGCAGAACTGCACCATGCAGCAGCAGAGCTGAATTTGTACGGTTTTAACGATATGAAACGTGACCGCTTAAAAATCTCTGTGATTGAAGCCGGCCCCCGTATTCTGCCAGCCCTGCCGGAACGTATTGCCGCAGCAGCGCACAAGGAATTGCTTAAACTGGGTGTAGATGTTCGGGTCAGTACCAAAGTCACAGCAGCGGATGAACATGGCCTGCAGCTGGGTGACGAACATTTACAGGCAGAATTGATGGTCTGGGCTGCTGGTATTAAAGCTCCGGATTTCTTAAAAGACTTAGATGGTTTAGAAACCAACCGTATTAACCAGTTGATGGTATTACCCACTTTGCAAAGCAGTGTAGACAGTCAGATCTATGTGATAGGTGATTGTGCAGGTTGTCCGCTGCCTGACAATAAATGGGTGCCACCACGGGCTCAATCAGCCCATCAGATGGCCAGCCATGTTGCAAAAAACCTGACTGCTGCTTTGTCAGGTAAAGCTCAGGTGCCTTACAAGTACAAAGATCACGGTTCGCTGATTTCGTTGAGCCGTTTTGGCACTGTAGGCAATCTGATGGGCAATCTGGTCGGTGGCGCTATGATGATTGAAGGCCGTATCGCACGCCTGGCTTATATATCGCTGTATCGCATGCACCAGGTGGCGTTACATGGTTGGTTCCGCACTGTAGTGATTTCAGTGATAGGTAAAATCAACAAAATCATCAGACCACGGTTAAAACTGCACTAA
- the deoA gene encoding thymidine phosphorylase — translation MMLLPQEIIKQKRNGGALTEAAIAQFVRGLTDQSFSEGQTAALAMAIYLNGMSTAETVALTRAMQHSGAVMNWNDMLDGPVVDKHSTGGVGDKVSLMLAPMIAACGAYVPMIAGRGLGHTGGTIDKLEAIPGYQCQQPLDKIQQLVKQQGCVIVSQSGELAPADRRLYLIRDVTATVESIPLITASILSKKLAAGLQALTMDVKIGSGAIMKNVADASALAKSIVNTAKGAGVPTQALLTDMNQTLGATAGNALEILETLDYLTGKYRESRLHQVTLELGASMLQLGGLFNDKASAIAALEQSLTSGKAAEIFSKMVAAQGGPADFLEKPELYLAKAKVVLDIKAPIAGYLNKADTTAIGMAVVRLGGGRAHPDQVINMAVGFSDVKALGAKVAAGDLLARVHADTVEAAEHAKTEYLAALSIEPVAATIDPIIHLVID, via the coding sequence ATGATGTTATTACCTCAGGAAATTATTAAACAAAAACGTAATGGCGGCGCGTTGACTGAAGCTGCTATCGCACAATTTGTCCGTGGTTTAACGGATCAAAGTTTCAGCGAAGGCCAAACGGCAGCGCTGGCTATGGCCATTTATCTGAATGGCATGAGCACAGCAGAAACTGTGGCTTTAACCAGGGCTATGCAGCATTCAGGCGCTGTAATGAATTGGAATGACATGCTCGATGGCCCTGTGGTAGATAAACACAGCACAGGTGGAGTAGGGGATAAAGTCAGTTTAATGCTGGCCCCTATGATTGCCGCTTGTGGTGCTTATGTACCGATGATCGCTGGCCGTGGTTTAGGCCATACAGGTGGCACTATCGACAAGCTGGAAGCTATTCCTGGTTATCAGTGTCAGCAGCCTTTAGATAAAATTCAGCAACTGGTGAAACAACAAGGTTGTGTCATTGTGTCGCAAAGTGGCGAATTAGCTCCTGCCGACCGCCGTTTGTATTTAATCCGTGATGTCACAGCGACAGTCGAATCTATTCCGCTTATTACTGCCTCTATTTTGTCGAAAAAGCTGGCCGCTGGGCTGCAGGCTTTGACGATGGACGTGAAGATCGGCTCTGGCGCCATTATGAAAAATGTCGCAGATGCTTCAGCTTTAGCCAAAAGTATTGTCAATACGGCCAAGGGCGCTGGTGTACCTACTCAGGCTTTATTAACAGATATGAACCAGACTTTGGGTGCAACAGCAGGTAACGCACTGGAAATACTGGAAACGCTGGACTATTTGACTGGTAAATACCGTGAATCACGTTTGCATCAGGTCACTTTAGAACTAGGTGCCAGCATGTTGCAGTTAGGTGGTTTGTTTAACGATAAAGCCAGCGCTATAGCGGCATTGGAGCAGAGTTTAACCAGCGGTAAAGCGGCGGAGATTTTCAGTAAAATGGTGGCGGCTCAAGGTGGTCCAGCCGACTTCCTGGAAAAACCTGAACTCTATCTGGCCAAAGCCAAAGTGGTGCTGGATATCAAAGCTCCTATTGCTGGTTATCTGAATAAAGCTGACACCACTGCTATTGGTATGGCTGTAGTGCGTTTAGGCGGTGGCCGTGCTCACCCGGATCAGGTGATCAATATGGCTGTGGGCTTCAGTGATGTGAAAGCTTTAGGGGCAAAAGTGGCTGCTGGTGATTTGTTAGCCCGGGTGCATGCCGATACAGTTGAAGCTGCAGAACACGCCAAAACTGAATATCTGGCGGCTTTGAGTATTGAGCCTGTCGCTGCAACTATTGATCCCATCATTCACTTAGTGATTGATTAG
- a CDS encoding cytidine deaminase: MTTSIQWAELARAAKAASEQAYAPYSKFPVGVAVQAKSGKIYSGCNVENASYGGTICAERNAIAAAVVAGERQFVGLMVYTPQEQLTPPCGICRQVIAEFFTPDSPVRSCNHLEQQQEWTLEQLLPSAFTPLFLANSKKF; this comes from the coding sequence ATGACAACAAGTATCCAATGGGCAGAATTAGCCCGCGCTGCGAAGGCAGCATCCGAACAGGCTTATGCGCCTTACAGTAAATTCCCGGTAGGTGTCGCGGTTCAGGCCAAAAGTGGCAAAATCTATTCCGGCTGTAACGTTGAAAACGCTTCTTATGGCGGCACTATTTGCGCTGAACGTAATGCGATAGCTGCTGCTGTTGTCGCTGGCGAACGTCAGTTTGTTGGTTTGATGGTGTACACCCCGCAAGAACAACTCACCCCACCATGTGGTATCTGTCGTCAGGTGATTGCTGAGTTTTTTACACCAGACAGCCCGGTGCGCAGCTGTAATCATTTGGAGCAACAACAGGAATGGACGCTGGAGCAATTATTACCCAGCGCCTTCACCCCGTTGTTTCTGGCTAATAGCAAAAAATTCTGA